GGATGGTGAAGCAGGTAAGAAGGTTGTAGTAGGACCAGTGAAAGGAAAGTCCAACGACCTTAAAGGTCAGGTACAAGTCTATCTCACACTAACCATGACACtttttttcccccctttttttGTAAGTTCCTAAGAACTAAGGAGCTCGATCTAAGAATAATAACTTCAGTCCCGTTTTTTCGGTTTAAGAAGTAAAAATTTGACTAGAACACCGTATTATTTCATTGATGCACATAGACAAATAATATTGAATTAACATGGTTTATTCCAATCTTAGAAAAGATTTTTCTCATTTTATGCTTCACTGATAGGTGCAAGCAGCAAACCTGCAAAACCGGCTCGATGAGGTTTCTTCAAAGGCAGAAGCCTTTCAGTTCAGTGTCAAGGAGGCCTCTGCATGGTCTAAGAGCATCCCTGCAAAAGGCATTTCATCTAAGCAAGAAAATTTGAATGTGAATTGCTTATCGAACAGAAAAGATAAAACTCATTCATCCGACACAATTTCATGGGCCTCCTTGCCTACTAATCTTTTAAAGACTGGAAAAGTATGCATCCCTTTTCTCTTTCCATGTTATTAGCCTTTTCATTTCTGCATTATGCATTTAACCGATGCTCGAAAGTTGAGTATAtgtgaacttttgatttttcaaGGGGATGGTTAGAAGGAAAAATATAGCCTCTGTGGTTGCAATAGAGGCTCAAAAAGAGGCAATTGCTGCCGCATCCTTGATCAAATGTCTCAGGTACATTGTTaggatttaaattttgaaaaagtcaAGCATTTCATACAAATTAATCTTATTTCCATCATTTTTTTCAGTGTGTTTGCTGATCTGTGCTCATCAGCCTCACCTGAGAATCCCCAACTCCCTCTCACCAAGTTCTTCACACTGCAGCAGCTAATCTCCGAAACAAATTCCAAGGATGGAGTCAAGGACAAGTCACTTCTTTTGACTGCAAACTCATCTCTGCCAGAAGCAAATAAGTCTACAAAAGTTTCCTCGTTATTCCTGTCAAAGAGTGCTTCATCAAAGCCTGCAAAGGCACCTATTGAATTAAGAGAGAGCGAAAAACAAGAATGGGCCAGAGGAGATGGTGCAAAGGAGATAAAATTACTAAGAGATGTTTTGCTAAAGGAATCGACATCatggtttttgaattttttggaGGAAGCATTGGATAGTGGGTTTCGAATAGGAAACCAGGACAAGAAAGGCCGGAACAATGCAGGGCAACAAACGGAGGCGGGCAACCATATTGCTGTTGCCTTATCACAACTCAAGCAAGCAAATGAATGGTTGGACAAGTTAAAAGGAAATTTGAGTTCAGGAGATAATGGCTCAAGGGAAGCCATTGACAGGCTAAAGCAGAAAGTCTATTCCTGTTTGCTTTTACATGTGGAGTCTGCTGCAACAGCTTTAGAGAGCAGATTCGACCGTTGTTAATCAAGCACAGCACATTCAAAGTTTGTAAATTGTACGACACAgtaaattatacatttaaagTGACTTTAATCTCTCTGATATCAAGAGTTTGGTCATTTTTATCGACAACTGGCTGACATATAGATCAATAACACATTTAAAACTACTTCTTTCTGTAAACTTCTCTACATTCTAACCCAACACACAGATAACTAAAACATATACTGAATCAAAAAAGAAGTGTTCAAAGTTCAAACCAGGTAGACAACAGTGACAAGGCTCATTATACTAGTGAGTCATCAATTAAACCAGAAACCAAACCAATGAACACAATTCATTACCATTCCTCAATTTCCTATCGTTTCCAGCATGAGCTATACTTAAGTGAACTATGCACTGAACTGAACACCATCTCAAGCATTCTagttaaaacaaataataaatacaacACGGTTACCCTTTATTAGAGGTTGAGGCTCGCTTAAGTTATTGATGCTGTTTTCAGAAGGAAGAGAATCCAAGTTGGAGAAGAAGGGCACATGCTAAGACTTTCCATCTTGCTGGTAAATCTAGCATGTGCCCTGCCTCTCCAGCATGGCTCACTCTTCCTATCTCCATCTGTGCCTGTTGGATGGAGGAAACTCAAGTTCTGGTCTCTCGGGCATTTTATCAAACAGCTTATGAGCCTACAAAAGAATTGCAAGAACCCACATATTTAAACAGCAATGTGAGTGAGTAAACAATTGGGCACCCATGAGAAAAGAGTGCAAGATATATTCCTTGTTAATTTAAAACTTGTTCACAGCCAACAAAAAGGTTTGTTGATGAGAATTGAGAATGGGAAGCATGTTAGGGGTAGGCGAGTGGGTCTATCTTGTTTTGtttatcaaataattcaaaaccCATGAGTGGATCTAGCTGCCAAATGATGGGtggggaagaaaagaaaaggagagagCTTCATTGGTTGCCAAACTGGCCATTTCATGGAGATATGAACTTTCTACCAAATGTCACCAACCTTGGACTGGTAGATCTGAAAAAGCCCACACTTAGTTGGAAAGAATGATCAACTTCAACTgttcaagtatttatataattaaatttattacaaTTTATAAGCTTTAAGTTTTGAATTGATGGACTGTATGGAAAATCATCAAGGATATCCTTCCCATTTTTAGTAATatcatcaaaagaaaaaaaaaagttttgaattaATGGGTGATTTAATATAGTATGAGGCCATGTGCTTGAATCTTGTGGGTGAGGGCAGTGTGTAGGGGCTAGTTGTGCTCTTTCAATGCCTACCTCTTCCCCTTCCATCATCATTTGTCCCTATTGGTCTCCACCTAAAGAGGGTCGTTGGAAGCTGATTGCTGACGCGACTTAATCAAAGGAGAAGGGTTTGGATGGGTTCAGGTGGATTGTTTGTGATCATGTTGGTCGATCGATCCTGAATAGTTATAAAAGTTTTTGCAAAGACTGAAGCGTAAACATGTTAGAAGCCGAAGCTATTCTGAAAGGTCTTTCCGTAGTCAAGCCAGAATGTTCAGGTCAGGGACAAGTCCACTGCGAGAGGTGGAATCCAGTACTCTTGAAGTTATTAATCTGCTTATCAGGAAAGAGAACTCTATAGTTGATATTGAGGTCATTATTGAGGACATTGTTTTTGTTACGAACTCTATTACCATTTTGCATTTTTGTCATATCTCTAAAGAGGAACAAAATTGTCCATGCTATTGCAGCTTTCGTATCCTCTCAAGGctgcttttttttaaaaaaatatctttcctACTTGTATCCTCCTCTCATCCGCGTTGAGGAAATGAGGGAGTAATTGGTTATGGCTTCATGTGACTTATCCTCGTCtaaagtgaaaaaaatatatggataCTCATAACATTTAactcatatttaaaaatatgtcCAAACTTCCTATTTCTCACATAAATGAGCAAATGAGTtagcttttttttaataaaagttagGGTTCAATTTACTTATTAGAgctttaaaaaataatggaaaaataTCAACTTATATCCCTATGTTTTaggtgtatcaatttaaaccctaagctttttatataaacatataaatttacACATTTTATTACGttccttttagaaaaaaattacgTGTGAAAGTTATAATTGTATTAATGAagttcctaaacttttataaatgaatcaatttagattcTTAGATagaatttcttttgaaaatcatCCATGTATTTATTCTAATAGTCTATTTTGTAAAACCGATATTTGAagtattttattcatatttgaGAATTAATGCATTGATAATTTTTAAAGGTAATAAGAGgagaatattatattttcttctctAACCCTAgcatctctcttctttttttcattgCCAATCTAAGAATGTACTTTGCCTGCTTTCATCAAATCTAAGGATTTCTTTGTGGTAAGACAAGAAAGCATTTGGATATAGATTGCAACCGGGAGTAGGAGTATGTCCAAATACTTTCTTGTCTTACCACAAGAAAATGtactaaaatattttgaaatatatggaCTAAATAGAAAATGTactaaaacattttgaaatatatggactaaatagaaattatattcaaaatttagagaccaatATATTTTTCTCGTAAAAAAACAACCTTCCACAATCTGAGTAGAACGAAAAAATGGtttaaaggaaaaggaaaagaggtaAACAAAACggttaataaaaagaaattaaaaaaaaaaaagaaaaagaaaaagaaaaaaagaaatgataGGGGTCTAACGGAAGTTAACTGGAAAAgatgaaaaaaggaaaaataaaaaataaaaataaaaaggtgaaatgaactaaaggataaaaaaaGAACCCCATTACTctaaataattttgaaacaaCCCCTTttccccaattttttttttttttttttttttaaaaaaaaaaaacagcctTTTTATCCAATTAACCCCGAAATTTTTGTACCAAGTAACTTGATTATTCCCTTCCTTGCCATCTATGGTGCAACTATCCTAACCATGACATTCGAGCAGAAAATCAATCTCAGTCACCGATGAAGACGAAAATGAAGAAACATAGATGCAGTGACTTATGAAATTTTTTAAGGGGTTTGCATACGAAAgagttctttttttaaaaaaaaaatgtttaaactCTATCTTGGTCGTTgtccttttagttttggtttattttgattctcgtactttcaaaatattcgttttagtccctatactttttactttgatttatttgaatctctATATCTTTGGTTCTTGTACTTTCAACTTTAGCTCACTTTGcttcttcaactttcaaaaagtaACAACTTTGATctcttaaaaatgaaataaaacttaaaatgaaGGGACTAATATAGTCAATTTATAAAAGCCcaatgaccaaaatgaaccaaaattgaatgtata
This genomic window from Benincasa hispida cultivar B227 chromosome 4, ASM972705v1, whole genome shotgun sequence contains:
- the LOC120075425 gene encoding uncharacterized protein LOC120075425, producing the protein MLWFHSKKRRSLGMASLIPGVLLKLLQSMNSNVKVRGEYRSVLLQVISIVPALNGLELWPNQGFFIKVSDSSHSTYVSLSRQDNELILNNKLQLGQFFYVDKMEAGTPVPVLVGIRPVPGRQPFIGTPKDLMQIMEPSERPIQSDQEGKRGAKSKEMSEAKNESMRHKVVIKEEKTNVSSRYMQGVLSLNSRSGRFDSSAVGRSNENEDGEAGKKVVVGPVKGKSNDLKGQVQAANLQNRLDEVSSKAEAFQFSVKEASAWSKSIPAKGISSKQENLNVNCLSNRKDKTHSSDTISWASLPTNLLKTGKGMVRRKNIASVVAIEAQKEAIAAASLIKCLSVFADLCSSASPENPQLPLTKFFTLQQLISETNSKDGVKDKSLLLTANSSLPEANKSTKVSSLFLSKSASSKPAKAPIELRESEKQEWARGDGAKEIKLLRDVLLKESTSWFLNFLEEALDSGFRIGNQDKKGRNNAGQQTEAGNHIAVALSQLKQANEWLDKLKGNLSSGDNGSREAIDRLKQKVYSCLLLHVESAATALESRFDRC